The following proteins are encoded in a genomic region of Oncorhynchus kisutch isolate 150728-3 linkage group LG18, Okis_V2, whole genome shotgun sequence:
- the pign gene encoding GPI ethanolamine phosphate transferase 1, producing the protein MRMIMFFLVGLLVHVIFFISIFDIYFTSPLVHGMAPQVSPLPPPASRLLLVVADGLRADSLYKPDANGSTRAPYLRSVMEETGSWGVSHTRVPTESRPGHVALIAGFYEDVSAVAKGWKENPVEFDSVFNESRHTWCWGSPDILPMFAKGASGDHVYTYTYPAEREDFASTDASRLDTWVFDEVKSFLQSARVNSSLMSSLQKDQNVFFLHLLGIDTNGHAHRPMSQEYLENIRLVDSGVKELVSMVEDLFGNDGRTAYVFTSDHGMTNWGSHGAGHPSETLTPLLVWGAGVHTAQRVTEPQKYSDGYLQEWQLEGLRRVDVNQADIAPLMSSLIGVPIPLNSVGVLPLQYLNNSDQFKAESMYSNAIQILEQFKVKMAQKKETTLSFLFTPYQLLTESRQAEFINKARVLIQLEEYEEAISLCRSLIGHALEGLSYYHTYDRFFLGCSVVLGFTGWTSYVVLVILKTHASLRRPPTPTDQVSSKTLWWMGVGATLLIGMFLIIQRSPVTYYIYCLLPVPVWYSVLKEFGTLTDLVRSYSSLPLGKCFGYFALVTFGIELLVLSFFYRAMLTVGLAVLSLWPLLSGLYSKAKFRSVSWVLCCLFLATFPMMPVVGREANIHIVTCAGVLSLFISTFYLWLARKRTTLHLTDRYLLIFQMLHVAVCAYVPTSTHSSLQLKQGLPLLNQMISWTTLGSSLFVPLLSSTRLFHRLLSIFLSLTATYLLLSTGSEALFPPVLSWLMFVWINIEQEAMLSQGISGRQELSTLDFSENIDITKIRQLKLDDIRRSYFFVFFIITAFFGTGNIASINSFDPASVYCFLTVFNPFIMGGLMMWKVIIPFIIVMCTFETIQVSTQLSSRSLFLIVLVISDLMALHFFFLVQDYGSWLDIGTSISHYVIVMSMTIFLMLLSLMTHILTSGRVSLWRTRKMHFP; encoded by the exons ATGAGGATGATAATGTTCTTCCTGGTTGGGCTTCTGGTCCATGTCATTTTCTTCATCTCCATATTTGACATCTACTTCACATCGCCCCTGGTCCACGGCATGGCCCCCCAGGTgtcccccctgcctccccctgcctcccgcCTGCTGCTGGTGGTTGCAGATGGACTCAGGGCAGACAGCCTCTATAAGCCTGATGCCAATGGATCCACCAGGGCTCCTTACTTAAG gAGTGTGATGGAAGAAACAGGGAGTTGGGGTGTGTCACACACTCGTGTTCCCACCGAGTCTCGACCTGGACACGTTGCTTTGATCGCTGGCTTCTACGAAGATGTCAGCGCTGTAGCTAAag gctggaAGGAGAATCCAGTGGAGTTTGACTCCGTGTTCAATGAGAGCAGACACACCTGGTGTTGGGGCAGCCCTGACATCCTGCCCATGTTTGCCAAAG GTGCCAGTGGGGACCATGTGTATACCTACACCtacccagcagagagagaggactttGCCTCCACCGACGCCTCCAGACTGGACACCTGGGTCTTTGATGAAGTCAAG TCGTTCCTCCAGTCTGCCAGGGTGAACTCCAGTCTGATGTCCAGTTTACAGAAGGATCAGAATGTCTTCTTCCTCCACCTACTGGGCATTGACACCAATGGACACGCCCACAGACCCATGTCACA GGAATATCTAGAGAACATACGTCTGGTTGACTCTGGGGTGAAAGAGCTGGTCTCCATGGTCGAGGACCTTTTTGGCAACGATGGAAGAACAGCCTATGTGTTCACCTCTGACCACGGCATGACCAACTGGG GCTCCCATGGTGCAGGCCACCCCTCTGAGACCCTGACCCCATTGTTGGTGTGGGGAGCTGGGGTTCACACTGCTCAGAGAGTCACTGAACCCCAAAAGTACTCAGATGGATACCTACAAG AATGGCAGCTGGAGGGCCTCCGCAGGGTTGATGTCAATCAG GCAGACATAGCGCCACTGATGTCATCTCTTATTGGAGTGCCTATTCCTCTCAACTCTGTG ggtgtgttaCCACTGCAGTACCTGAACAACAGTGACCAGTTTAAAGCTGAGAGTATGTACTCTAACGCCATCCAGATACTGGAGCAGTTCAAG GTGAAGATGGCTCAGAAAAAGGAAACCACTTTATCCTTTCTCTTCACTCCATACCA gTTGCTGACAGAGTCACGCCAGGCAGAGTTTATCAACAAGGCCAGGGTTCTGATCCAGCTAGAGGAATATGAAGAAGCT atctctctGTGCAGGTCTCTGATTGGCCATGCGTTGGAGGGTCTGTCCTACTACCACACCTATGACCGGTTCTTTCTGGGCTGTAGCGTTGTGCTGGGCTTCACAGGCTGGACCTCCTATGTGGTTCTTGTTATACTGAAGACACACGCCAGTCTCAGGAGACCACCCACACCCACTGACCAG gTGTCTAGTAAAACCCTGTGGTGGATGGGTGTGGGAGCTACGCTGCTGATTGGAATGTTCCTGATAATCCAGAGAAGTCCAGTAACCTACTAcatctactgtctactgcctgtCCCTGTCTGGTACTCTGTCCTCAAaga gtttGGAACTCTAACAGATCTGGTTCGTTCATACAGTTCACTACCACTGGGTAAATGCTTTGGCTACTTTGCCCTGGTCACATTTGGGATTGAACTTCTG GTGTTGAGTTTCTTCTATCGGGCCATGTTGACTGTaggcctggctgttctctctctctggcccctccTCTCTGGCCTCTACAGCAAGGCCAAG tTTAGGTCAGTGAGCTGGGTCCTGTGTTGTTTGTTTCTGGCCACATTTCCCATGATGCCAGTTGTTGGGAGAGAAGCCAACATCCACATAGT tACCTGTGCAGGTGTACTCTCTCTGTTCATTTCCACCTTTTACCTCTGGTTGGCACGGAAACGGACTACACTACACCTGACTGACCGCTACCTCTTAATCTTCCAG ATGCTCCATGTAGCAGTGTGTGCCTATGTGCCCACCAGCACTCACTCCAGTCTGCAGCTGAAACAGGGTCTGCCTCTCCTCAACCAGATGATCAGTTGGACTACACTGG gttcctctctgtttgttccttTGTTGAGTTCTACTCGTCTGTTCCATCGTCTGCTCAGTATCTTCCTCTCCCTCACAGCCACCTACCTACTACTGAGTACTGG gtctgaGGCTCTGTTCCCGCCAGTCTTGTCCTGGCTGATGTTTGTGTGGATCAACATAGAACAGGAAGCCATGCTCTCTCAAGGTATCTCTGGGAGACAGGAG CTGTCCACGCTTGACTTCTCTGAAAACATTGACATCACCAAGATCAGACAACTAAAGCTGGATGACATCAGAAGATCCTACTTCTTC GTTTTCTTCATAATTACAGCCTTCTTTGGTACTGGGAACATAGCATCCATTAACAG ttttgATCCAGCCTCAGTGTACTGCTTCCTCACCGTCTTCAACCCCTTTATCATGGGAGGCCTGATGATGTGGAAG GTGATAATCCCATTCATCATCGTTATGTGTACGTTTGAAACCATCCAGGTCTCTACACAACTTTCCTCCAGAAG TCTGTTCCTCATCGTCCTGGTGATTTCTGACCTGATGGCTCTG CATTTCTTCTTCCTAGTGCAGGACTATGGGAGCTGGCTGGACATTGGCACCAG TATCAGCCACTATGTGATTGTGATGTCCATGACCATCTTCCTGATGCTGCTCAGTCTCATGACCCACATCCTCACGTCCGGGAGAGTCTCTCTGTGGAGGACACGCAAGATGCACTTCCCCTGA